A section of the Anaeromusa acidaminophila DSM 3853 genome encodes:
- a CDS encoding YgiQ family radical SAM protein, with translation MEKNFLPVCRADMEARGWDYVDFLFISGDAYVDHPSFGHAIISRWLEKQGYRVAILAQPDWRSVNAFKEFGKPRLGVLVSAGNLDSMLNKYTAAKRLRSEDRYAPGGKAGFRPDRATLVYCSRIREIWKDIPLIIGGIEASLRRFVHYDYWENSLRRSILADSHADILIYGMGERQISEIAKQLESGIPISQIRQVPGTCFLVESQEEVWDAVKLPSWEECRQDPKAFTKAGGLQFLEQDPIRGKTLLQEQERGFLVQNPPAMPLTTAELDAVYDLPYMRTWHPSYDQAGGVPAIEEVQFSLVSQRGCFGGCAFCAITSHQGRIIQSRSHESLLKEARLLTTLPEFKGYIHDVGGPTANFRQPACAAQLERGACRGKSCLSPEPCAHLQADHQDYLRLLRSLRQLPGIKKVFIRSGIRYDYLLLAKDRDEFLRELCQHHVSGQLKVAPEHVAPKVTRIMGKSSKDCYLRFQDAYRRVNRELGKEQYLVPYLMSSHPGCGLAEAVELAEFLRDQGYHPEQVQDFIPTPGSLSTCMYYSGIHPLTGQSVKVCRDIHEKKLQRALLQFRNPKNRALVHEALLKARRQDLVGYESRCLLRPLPGETQASPAGRQGKDSRAKGGHRGAGVRQSGKTAKDSSRNQRAKSSRHSGDKR, from the coding sequence ATGGAAAAAAACTTTCTTCCTGTTTGCCGTGCCGACATGGAAGCGCGCGGCTGGGATTATGTAGATTTTTTATTTATCAGTGGCGATGCCTATGTAGACCATCCTAGTTTTGGACATGCAATTATTAGTCGTTGGCTGGAGAAACAAGGCTACCGCGTCGCTATTTTGGCGCAGCCGGATTGGCGGAGCGTTAACGCTTTTAAGGAGTTCGGCAAACCGCGTCTTGGCGTTTTGGTTTCTGCGGGAAACCTTGATTCTATGCTCAACAAATATACGGCGGCCAAACGGCTGCGCAGCGAAGATCGCTACGCTCCAGGCGGTAAGGCCGGTTTTCGGCCGGACCGGGCAACGTTGGTATACTGCAGCCGAATCCGGGAAATTTGGAAAGATATTCCGCTGATAATTGGCGGCATTGAGGCTAGTTTGCGTCGCTTTGTGCACTATGATTACTGGGAGAACTCTTTGCGGCGTTCCATTTTAGCGGATAGTCATGCAGATATTCTCATTTATGGCATGGGAGAGAGGCAAATTTCGGAGATTGCGAAACAATTGGAAAGCGGAATTCCAATTTCCCAGATCCGTCAGGTGCCTGGAACTTGTTTTCTTGTTGAGTCACAGGAAGAAGTTTGGGATGCAGTAAAATTGCCTTCCTGGGAAGAATGCCGACAAGACCCTAAAGCTTTTACTAAAGCCGGGGGCTTGCAATTTTTAGAGCAAGATCCTATTCGCGGTAAAACGTTGCTGCAAGAGCAGGAGCGAGGATTTTTGGTGCAAAATCCTCCGGCGATGCCGTTGACAACAGCAGAACTGGATGCTGTATATGATTTGCCGTACATGAGGACATGGCATCCATCGTATGATCAAGCAGGCGGTGTTCCGGCCATTGAAGAAGTTCAGTTCAGCTTGGTTAGTCAGCGCGGCTGTTTTGGAGGCTGCGCTTTTTGTGCCATTACCTCGCATCAGGGGCGCATCATTCAAAGCCGGAGTCATGAATCGCTTTTGAAAGAAGCACGTCTTTTAACGACTCTTCCCGAATTTAAAGGATATATTCATGATGTAGGCGGGCCTACCGCTAATTTTCGGCAGCCGGCGTGTGCGGCACAGTTGGAGCGAGGCGCTTGTCGCGGCAAAAGCTGTCTTTCGCCGGAGCCTTGCGCGCATTTGCAAGCGGACCATCAAGATTACTTGCGGCTGCTGCGCAGCTTGCGACAGCTTCCAGGAATAAAGAAGGTATTCATCCGTTCGGGCATTCGCTATGATTATTTGCTATTAGCCAAGGATCGAGATGAATTTTTACGTGAATTGTGTCAGCATCATGTGAGCGGCCAACTGAAGGTGGCGCCGGAGCATGTTGCGCCTAAGGTTACCCGAATCATGGGCAAATCAAGTAAAGATTGCTACTTGCGCTTTCAAGATGCGTATCGACGTGTAAACCGTGAGTTGGGCAAAGAACAATACCTGGTGCCGTATTTGATGTCTAGCCATCCGGGATGCGGTCTTGCAGAAGCGGTAGAATTGGCGGAATTTCTTCGCGATCAAGGGTATCATCCGGAGCAGGTGCAGGATTTTATTCCGACTCCAGGAAGTTTGTCTACCTGCATGTACTATAGCGGTATTCATCCTTTGACAGGTCAGTCTGTGAAGGTTTGTCGCGATATACACGAAAAAAAACTGCAGCGTGCATTGCTGCAGTTTCGTAATCCGAAGAATCGAGCGTTGGTGCATGAAGCGTTGCTTAAAGCGCGCCGACAGGACCTTGTCGGTTATGAAAGCCGTTGCCTGCTGCGGCCGCTGCCGGGAGAAACGCAAGCTTCGCCGGCAGGGCGCCAAGGAAAAGATTCTCGCGCCAAAGGCGGACATCGTGGCGCAGGCGTGCGTCAGAGCGGTAAAACCGCTAAGGATTCTTCACGGAATCAACGGGCAAAAAGCAGCCGGCATTCGGGAGATAAGAGATAA
- a CDS encoding RodZ domain-containing protein, producing the protein MATVGQQLSAAREQRGYSITDVEKGTSIRALYIQAIETGDYEVVPGEVYLKGFIRNYATFVGLDGSAMVELYKQEQQITAPLEPTEAEAQAEPVQEKKSDVVSPMRENGSFPAPDRGGKSISWVAGLAVVAILVAGYWWWMGNSAPAAGGAQPPAVSKQAIAGNASPAKTSSADTAPAKQAGVHLQALFQADCWVDVSVDGKKIFNGTAQKGQTLRWDASQTVHLTLGNAGAVQLTYNGSPQAALGKAGEVVEYEFTQQGPVKK; encoded by the coding sequence ATGGCAACGGTAGGTCAGCAACTTTCTGCAGCAAGGGAACAGAGGGGATATTCGATTACCGACGTGGAAAAAGGCACGAGCATTCGTGCTCTTTATATTCAAGCCATTGAGACAGGCGATTATGAAGTGGTGCCTGGAGAAGTGTATTTGAAAGGTTTCATTCGCAATTATGCTACTTTTGTTGGCTTAGATGGCTCGGCCATGGTAGAATTGTACAAGCAAGAGCAGCAGATTACAGCGCCCCTGGAGCCAACGGAAGCGGAGGCGCAAGCAGAGCCTGTTCAAGAAAAGAAGAGCGACGTAGTCTCTCCGATGAGGGAGAACGGTTCCTTTCCGGCCCCGGATCGTGGCGGAAAGTCTATTAGCTGGGTGGCAGGCTTAGCGGTGGTTGCTATTCTAGTAGCAGGATACTGGTGGTGGATGGGAAACTCTGCGCCAGCCGCCGGAGGAGCGCAGCCTCCAGCAGTTTCTAAACAGGCTATAGCTGGCAATGCGTCCCCGGCAAAAACCAGCAGTGCAGATACTGCGCCTGCCAAACAAGCGGGTGTTCATTTGCAGGCTTTATTCCAAGCGGATTGTTGGGTTGACGTCTCTGTGGATGGCAAAAAGATTTTTAATGGTACGGCCCAAAAAGGACAGACGTTACGATGGGATGCAAGCCAAACTGTCCATTTGACTCTGGGGAATGCCGGAGCGGTTCAACTGACCTATAACGGTTCGCCGCAGGCAGCCTTAGGCAAAGCGGGAGAAGTCGTGGAATACGAGTTTACCCAGCAGGGGCCGGTCAAAAAATAG
- the mnmH gene encoding tRNA 2-selenouridine(34) synthase MnmH, with product MNLHETISVKDALALAQVLFIDMRTPAEFSKGHIPGAYNLPLFENEERVEIGTLYKQVGPEPAKSRGLDIVAPRLPGLVRTISEYASLGKEIVIYCWRGGMRSGSVVSVLDMMGIHARQLQGGYKAYRNFVLERLKNFTVQSKAVVLCGSTGTGKTQLLYHLARLGVPVLDLERLANHRGSVFGHVGLGGGCTAQSFDSLLLAELERVNHGDYFVVECESKRIGNVYLPECLYEAMQAGYKVLVKTPLALRVSRLCEEYVQDNDIEQVKALVVSIKRLEKQCGKRKIAEWTKQLEQGDFSNVIETLLKEYYDPIYGYEKAESGEYAFCVDASDFEAAAATLTAHLETLRR from the coding sequence ATGAATTTGCACGAAACAATCTCGGTAAAGGACGCTTTAGCGTTGGCGCAGGTTCTGTTTATTGATATGCGCACGCCGGCGGAATTTTCTAAAGGTCATATTCCAGGGGCTTATAACTTGCCCTTATTTGAAAATGAAGAACGCGTGGAAATCGGTACTTTGTATAAACAAGTAGGGCCGGAGCCAGCGAAAAGCCGCGGCCTGGATATTGTGGCGCCCCGGCTTCCTGGCTTGGTACGAACGATTAGTGAATATGCTTCCTTGGGGAAAGAAATTGTAATTTATTGCTGGCGAGGCGGCATGCGTTCAGGATCGGTCGTGTCGGTGCTTGATATGATGGGTATTCATGCGCGTCAGTTACAGGGCGGCTATAAAGCCTATCGCAATTTTGTGTTGGAGCGTCTCAAAAATTTTACCGTTCAATCTAAGGCTGTCGTTTTATGCGGGTCCACAGGGACCGGCAAGACGCAATTACTATATCACTTGGCGCGCTTAGGCGTACCAGTGCTCGATTTAGAGCGCTTGGCCAATCATCGGGGCTCCGTTTTTGGCCATGTAGGCCTAGGCGGCGGCTGTACAGCGCAAAGTTTTGATTCGCTTTTGCTGGCGGAGTTAGAACGGGTAAATCACGGCGATTATTTTGTGGTGGAGTGTGAAAGCAAGCGGATTGGCAATGTGTATTTACCGGAGTGTCTCTATGAAGCGATGCAGGCTGGATATAAAGTTTTGGTGAAGACGCCCCTTGCTTTGAGGGTAAGCCGCCTTTGTGAGGAATATGTTCAGGATAACGATATAGAACAGGTAAAAGCTTTGGTTGTTAGTATAAAGCGCTTGGAAAAGCAGTGTGGCAAACGAAAAATAGCGGAATGGACAAAGCAATTGGAACAAGGAGATTTTTCCAACGTTATTGAAACTTTGCTCAAAGAGTATTATGATCCTATATATGGATATGAGAAGGCAGAGTCAGGCGAGTATGCGTTTTGTGTGGATGCAAGTGATTTTGAAGCTGCAGCAGCAACGTTGACAGCGCATTTAGAAACACTGAGGAGGTAA
- a CDS encoding FtsK/SpoIIIE family DNA translocase, which translates to MLRNLLSGVPKEMRYEIWGILLVAIAGIALCALAGLNVGSLGQALKKVQTYLFGLGAFVPPLLVAVIGARYIWLRVEAGFTLRFVGFVASYWLLLMLVHHLLIQPGREILPESLTEGGGLLGGMALFLLRKFIGVDGAVILIIAALLCTIMVTTTWSLGKTMHVAKDKVDTGLQEAKEKVAATYEKAQQRVALYNQERDARFDLERDSSTAPIEKIVENPSVPAFQAERSEEKPVRTTVRTPKEQEVPSTIKTATPIELFTPRELSANGYQLPPLDLIRKPRATTNANSQKEMKENAKILEETMADFNVAARIVEITQGPAVTRYEIEPAPGVKVSKIVSLADDIALKLAATGVRIEAPIPGKAAVGIEVPNRQVTGVAFWEVVESTSFQKAASLLTVGLGKDIAGQIILADLGKMPHLLVAGATGSGKSVCINTMIASLLFRVRPEEVKLILVDPKFVELSKYNGIPHLLVPVVTDAKKATAALNWAVQEMERRYAVLATARVRDLASYNAGVEEDKRLPYIVIIIDELADLMMAAPVDVEDAICRLAQKARAAGLHLILATQRPSVDVITGTIKANIPSRISFSVSSQIDSRTILDMPGAEKLLGRGDMLLYPVGMAKPQRVQGAFLGDDDIEKVLDFVRSQQEEEPEYNEEVTACAETSSGMPADLQQDELLPEAVRLVLETGTASASMLQRKLRVGHSRAGRLMDMMEEMRIVGPNMGSRPRDILMTYEQAKEMLSGDTA; encoded by the coding sequence ATGTTGCGCAATTTGTTGTCCGGGGTGCCAAAGGAAATGCGGTATGAAATTTGGGGCATCCTTTTGGTTGCAATCGCAGGCATAGCTCTTTGCGCGTTAGCGGGACTCAATGTAGGGTCGCTGGGGCAAGCCTTGAAAAAGGTGCAGACCTATCTTTTTGGTTTGGGAGCGTTTGTTCCGCCGCTTTTAGTAGCAGTAATCGGAGCTAGATATATATGGTTGCGAGTGGAAGCCGGTTTTACGTTGCGGTTTGTGGGCTTTGTCGCATCCTATTGGCTTCTCTTAATGCTGGTGCATCATTTGTTGATTCAGCCGGGGCGGGAAATTTTACCGGAAAGTCTGACCGAAGGCGGCGGACTTCTGGGCGGCATGGCTTTATTTTTATTACGAAAATTTATAGGTGTTGATGGCGCTGTCATTTTAATTATAGCTGCGCTATTGTGTACGATTATGGTGACGACGACATGGTCGTTAGGCAAAACCATGCATGTGGCTAAAGATAAGGTGGATACAGGACTGCAGGAAGCAAAGGAAAAAGTGGCGGCTACTTATGAAAAAGCGCAGCAACGGGTTGCTTTATATAATCAGGAACGTGACGCACGCTTTGATTTGGAGCGAGACAGCAGTACTGCCCCGATAGAGAAAATAGTGGAAAATCCTTCCGTGCCAGCTTTTCAAGCGGAGCGTAGCGAGGAAAAACCAGTGAGGACGACGGTTCGGACGCCCAAGGAGCAAGAAGTTCCAAGCACTATCAAAACGGCGACTCCGATCGAGTTGTTTACACCGCGTGAGTTGTCGGCTAACGGCTATCAACTGCCGCCATTGGATTTGATCCGCAAGCCTCGCGCCACAACGAACGCTAATAGCCAAAAGGAAATGAAGGAAAATGCCAAAATTCTTGAAGAAACTATGGCTGATTTTAATGTGGCGGCGCGTATTGTGGAGATTACCCAGGGACCTGCTGTTACCCGTTACGAAATAGAGCCAGCGCCGGGCGTAAAGGTAAGTAAGATCGTTTCTTTAGCAGATGATATTGCATTAAAACTGGCTGCAACAGGCGTGCGTATAGAAGCGCCGATTCCCGGCAAAGCCGCTGTGGGTATTGAAGTGCCCAATCGTCAGGTAACCGGCGTAGCTTTTTGGGAAGTAGTTGAAAGTACATCCTTTCAAAAAGCGGCGTCCTTGTTGACTGTCGGTTTAGGCAAGGATATTGCTGGTCAAATTATTTTGGCGGATTTAGGGAAAATGCCGCATTTGCTAGTAGCGGGAGCTACTGGTTCCGGAAAAAGCGTTTGCATTAACACGATGATTGCCAGTTTGCTTTTTCGCGTTCGGCCGGAAGAAGTAAAGTTAATTTTAGTAGATCCGAAATTTGTAGAACTATCCAAATACAATGGTATTCCGCATCTGCTTGTGCCGGTAGTGACGGATGCTAAAAAGGCTACTGCCGCTCTTAACTGGGCGGTGCAGGAAATGGAACGCCGCTACGCTGTTTTGGCAACGGCGCGAGTGAGGGATTTGGCTTCTTATAATGCCGGCGTCGAGGAAGACAAACGATTGCCGTATATTGTGATTATTATTGATGAATTAGCTGACTTGATGATGGCGGCGCCTGTGGATGTAGAAGACGCTATTTGCCGTTTGGCGCAAAAAGCCCGTGCGGCGGGCCTGCATCTTATTTTGGCGACGCAGCGTCCTTCTGTTGATGTAATCACCGGGACGATTAAGGCGAATATTCCTTCTCGAATTTCTTTTTCCGTATCTTCACAAATTGATTCGCGGACTATTTTGGACATGCCTGGCGCGGAAAAACTGCTTGGGAGGGGCGATATGCTGCTCTATCCGGTAGGTATGGCGAAGCCGCAGCGCGTTCAGGGGGCCTTCCTCGGAGACGATGATATCGAGAAAGTCCTTGATTTTGTGCGGTCACAGCAAGAGGAAGAACCGGAATATAATGAAGAAGTGACCGCTTGCGCCGAAACGTCAAGCGGCATGCCCGCAGATTTGCAACAAGATGAACTATTGCCGGAAGCGGTTCGCTTAGTATTGGAAACCGGTACGGCGTCGGCTTCCATGCTGCAACGCAAATTGCGCGTAGGTCATAGCCGTGCAGGCCGCTTAATGGATATGATGGAAGAGATGCGGATTGTCGGACCTAATATGGGGAGTCGCCCTAGAGACATTCTTATGACGTATGAACAAGCTAAGGAAATGTTGTCAGGGGATACTGCATAA
- a CDS encoding ribonuclease J has translation MAKQKLQIIPLGGLGEIGKNMTVIRFGDDIVVIDCGLMFPDDDMLGIDLVIPDISYLQENRNLVRAIVLTHGHEDHIGALPYVLKELNVPVYGTRLTLGILEGRLKETNVSAASLVPVKPREQIQVGPFKIGFFSMCHSIADAVGISIKTPVGTIVHSGDFKFDQTPVDGNVADLHRLAELGDQGVLVLLADSTNAERAGHTLSERTVGLTFEEEFRNAKGRILIATFSSNVHRIQQAVDTAAKYRRKVAILGRSMMNVVNIAIELGYLHIPENVLIDIEEINNYPAANLVVITTGSQGEPMSALTRMASNDHRQVEIVPGDTVIVSATPIPGNEKLVSRTIDLLFRQGARVVYERTSGIHVSGHASREELKLLHNLIRPKFFVPVHGEYRHLIKHAQLAQEMGMPKERIFVAENGQVLEFGPERGVMAGKVTAGKVLVDGLGVGDVGNIVLRDRRQLSQDGILIVVITIDKQSGTVVAGPDIVSRGFVYVRESEALMETAREKVLQALERCDMTGGTEWATIKSTVRDSIGKFLYEKTRRRPMILPLIMEV, from the coding sequence TTGGCCAAACAAAAATTGCAAATTATTCCCTTGGGCGGCTTGGGGGAAATTGGCAAGAATATGACAGTAATTCGTTTCGGAGACGATATTGTTGTAATTGATTGCGGGCTTATGTTCCCTGATGATGATATGCTCGGCATTGATCTTGTTATTCCCGACATTAGCTATTTGCAGGAAAACCGAAACCTTGTGCGCGCCATTGTATTGACTCATGGCCATGAGGATCATATCGGCGCTCTGCCTTATGTGCTCAAGGAACTTAATGTCCCGGTTTACGGAACCCGGTTGACATTAGGAATTTTAGAAGGACGTCTGAAAGAAACGAATGTATCTGCAGCGTCGCTCGTGCCGGTGAAACCCCGCGAACAAATTCAAGTGGGGCCATTTAAAATCGGCTTTTTCAGCATGTGTCACAGCATTGCAGATGCAGTGGGCATTTCGATTAAAACCCCTGTAGGGACCATTGTGCATAGCGGAGATTTCAAGTTTGATCAGACTCCGGTTGATGGCAATGTAGCGGATCTTCATCGTTTAGCTGAATTAGGAGATCAAGGCGTTCTGGTTTTGCTGGCGGACAGTACCAACGCAGAACGTGCTGGACATACGCTTAGCGAACGTACGGTGGGACTTACCTTTGAGGAGGAGTTTCGCAATGCTAAGGGGCGTATCCTGATTGCTACTTTTTCTTCAAACGTGCATCGAATTCAACAGGCCGTAGATACCGCTGCTAAGTATCGCCGCAAAGTGGCAATACTGGGCCGGAGTATGATGAATGTTGTCAACATTGCCATTGAATTGGGGTATTTGCATATTCCGGAAAATGTACTGATTGACATTGAGGAAATCAATAACTATCCGGCAGCGAATCTTGTTGTTATTACAACCGGCAGTCAAGGTGAACCCATGTCTGCGCTGACGCGCATGGCCAGCAATGATCATCGGCAAGTTGAGATCGTTCCAGGAGATACGGTTATTGTTTCCGCTACGCCTATTCCAGGAAATGAAAAGCTAGTTTCTCGCACTATCGATCTCTTATTTCGCCAAGGCGCCAGAGTGGTTTATGAACGTACCTCCGGCATTCATGTATCAGGACATGCCAGCCGGGAAGAGTTGAAGCTGTTGCACAATTTGATTCGACCTAAATTTTTTGTGCCTGTACATGGTGAATATCGGCATCTTATAAAGCATGCTCAGTTGGCTCAGGAGATGGGCATGCCTAAAGAACGGATTTTTGTCGCAGAAAATGGCCAAGTGTTGGAGTTTGGTCCGGAACGTGGCGTGATGGCTGGCAAAGTGACTGCTGGTAAAGTATTGGTAGACGGGTTGGGCGTAGGCGATGTCGGCAATATAGTGCTGCGGGATCGTCGGCAGCTCTCTCAGGACGGTATTCTGATTGTGGTGATTACGATCGATAAGCAATCGGGCACGGTTGTTGCCGGCCCGGATATTGTTTCTCGCGGTTTTGTATACGTGCGAGAGTCGGAAGCTTTAATGGAGACGGCTCGGGAAAAAGTATTGCAGGCTTTGGAACGCTGCGATATGACTGGCGGGACGGAATGGGCAACCATTAAGTCGACCGTCAGAGATTCTATTGGCAAGTTTCTTTATGAAAAAACGCGCCGTCGTCCTATGATTTTACCCCTCATCATGGAGGTATAA
- a CDS encoding 3'-5' exonuclease, producing the protein MEFVAIDFETANRDAASACALGLAIVKDGKITAKRHWLIRPPQDYFRADFTAIHGITAAAVRNCPSFKDIWPEVRPLLEGSCLAAHNARFDRSVLQGSLEYYGLDLPAKSFFVCTLELSRQTWKLPKNNLAAVASHLDLPLQHHQAESDALACAGILLRAADYWQCASMDALIDKTGLRRIF; encoded by the coding sequence GTGGAGTTTGTAGCTATTGATTTTGAAACTGCAAATCGAGACGCAGCCAGCGCTTGCGCCTTGGGACTGGCGATTGTCAAAGACGGAAAGATAACGGCGAAACGTCACTGGTTAATTCGGCCGCCGCAGGACTATTTTCGTGCTGATTTTACGGCCATTCATGGTATAACGGCCGCTGCGGTTCGCAACTGTCCAAGCTTTAAGGATATTTGGCCCGAAGTGCGGCCTCTTTTGGAAGGTTCTTGCTTGGCGGCGCATAACGCTCGTTTTGATCGTTCCGTATTGCAGGGATCGTTGGAATACTATGGGCTGGACTTGCCTGCCAAGAGTTTTTTTGTTTGCACTTTGGAATTATCCAGGCAGACTTGGAAACTGCCCAAAAACAATTTGGCCGCTGTGGCAAGCCATTTAGATCTGCCTCTGCAGCATCATCAGGCAGAGAGTGACGCCTTGGCTTGCGCCGGAATTCTTTTGCGGGCTGCTGATTATTGGCAATGCGCATCAATGGATGCGTTGATTGACAAAACAGGTCTGCGGCGTATTTTTTAA
- the dapA gene encoding 4-hydroxy-tetrahydrodipicolinate synthase, translating into MRTFGHVLTAMITPFHEDGAVDYKAAAEIAKYLIAHGSDGLVVAGSTGEAATMTLDEKLRLFEVVLEAVGDRATIIGGTGSNDTKASIAATRAAEKVGIHGAMAVVPYYNKPPQEGMYQHFKAIAENTALPIVLYNVPGRTGSNLMPATVARLAKIPNIAALKEASGNLEQIAEVVRQTPEDFLVYSGDDSLTLPVLSVGGCGIISVAAHLVGERMQEMIAAFYAGNKEEAMRIHGELLPIFRLMFITTNPIPVKTAVNLLGLPGGQFRLPMVEPSEGELLHIRQGLTAVGLLG; encoded by the coding sequence ATGAGGACCTTCGGACATGTGCTGACGGCGATGATTACTCCTTTTCATGAAGATGGCGCAGTAGATTATAAAGCGGCGGCGGAAATCGCAAAGTATCTTATTGCTCATGGTTCGGACGGCTTGGTTGTCGCAGGCAGCACGGGAGAAGCGGCTACGATGACGCTGGACGAAAAGCTGCGCTTATTTGAAGTGGTTTTAGAGGCCGTAGGGGATCGAGCGACTATTATTGGCGGTACTGGCTCCAATGATACGAAAGCCTCTATTGCTGCAACACGGGCGGCGGAGAAAGTAGGCATTCATGGCGCGATGGCGGTCGTGCCTTACTACAACAAGCCGCCCCAAGAAGGCATGTACCAGCATTTCAAGGCGATTGCGGAAAACACTGCGTTGCCGATAGTGCTGTATAATGTTCCTGGACGAACTGGTTCCAACCTTATGCCGGCTACCGTGGCGCGGCTGGCTAAAATTCCCAATATAGCAGCCTTGAAGGAAGCAAGCGGCAATCTGGAGCAGATTGCGGAAGTAGTACGGCAAACGCCGGAGGACTTTTTAGTGTACAGCGGCGATGACAGCCTGACCTTGCCTGTGCTGTCTGTTGGCGGCTGTGGAATTATCAGCGTGGCTGCTCACCTGGTGGGCGAGCGGATGCAAGAGATGATTGCCGCTTTTTATGCGGGGAATAAGGAAGAGGCAATGCGGATTCATGGCGAATTGCTGCCGATTTTTCGACTAATGTTTATTACGACCAATCCGATTCCGGTGAAAACAGCCGTCAATTTGCTGGGCTTGCCGGGCGGACAATTTCGACTGCCCATGGTAGAACCGAGCGAAGGAGAATTGCTGCATATTCGCCAAGGTTTGACGGCGGTAGGGCTGCTTGGGTAA
- the dapG gene encoding aspartate kinase, which yields MRIIIQKFGGTSVATAESRQQVVRKVQQAIEKGYAPIVVVSAMGRKGAPYATDTLISLAKDVYSEVASRELDQIMHCGELISSVVMTSTLQAAGIPAKALTGGQAGMVTNEDFCNAHILKVDTCRLHRELEAGFVPVVCGFQGMSANGEITTIGRGGSDTSAAAFGAALDAELVEIYTDVDGIMTADPRIVKQAKMLECISYEEVCQLAHQGAKVIHPRAVELVMPKNIPMVIKSTFSDNPGTLITHVTQECTEGVALSDRVASGVTYLPHIAHVKVAMEAAQTGTASKLVFQAMAQHGISVDLINVHPGQIMFTVADAMREKAQGYLQELGLQVETREDCAMVSVVGGGMGEVPGVMASFVEALAENDIMILQTVDSQTSISVLVQGTQMVEAVTALHEKFALAD from the coding sequence ATGCGGATTATTATACAAAAATTTGGGGGTACTTCGGTGGCCACGGCGGAATCCAGACAACAAGTGGTTCGCAAAGTGCAGCAAGCCATCGAAAAAGGCTATGCGCCGATTGTAGTCGTATCCGCTATGGGACGCAAAGGCGCGCCTTATGCAACAGATACGCTGATTTCATTGGCCAAAGATGTATACTCGGAGGTGGCATCTCGGGAATTGGATCAGATTATGCACTGCGGCGAGCTGATTTCTTCAGTGGTGATGACAAGCACGCTGCAGGCTGCGGGGATTCCGGCGAAAGCCCTTACCGGCGGTCAGGCGGGCATGGTGACGAATGAAGATTTTTGCAACGCCCATATCTTGAAAGTGGATACCTGCAGGCTGCATCGTGAGCTGGAAGCCGGCTTTGTACCGGTAGTATGCGGATTTCAGGGTATGAGCGCCAATGGTGAAATTACAACCATTGGCCGTGGCGGCAGCGATACCAGCGCGGCTGCTTTTGGCGCAGCGTTGGATGCGGAGTTGGTAGAAATTTACACTGACGTTGATGGCATCATGACGGCGGACCCCCGCATTGTTAAGCAAGCAAAAATGCTGGAATGCATTAGCTATGAAGAGGTTTGTCAGTTAGCGCATCAAGGGGCGAAGGTCATCCATCCTCGCGCGGTCGAACTGGTTATGCCCAAGAACATTCCGATGGTAATCAAATCGACTTTCTCCGATAATCCGGGTACGCTGATTACCCATGTTACCCAGGAATGCACTGAAGGAGTGGCGCTTTCGGATCGGGTCGCCAGTGGCGTAACGTATTTACCTCATATTGCTCACGTAAAGGTAGCTATGGAGGCAGCGCAGACTGGAACGGCCAGCAAGTTGGTATTCCAGGCGATGGCTCAGCATGGAATCAGCGTAGATCTGATCAATGTTCATCCCGGACAAATTATGTTTACCGTTGCTGATGCAATGAGGGAGAAGGCGCAAGGATATCTGCAAGAGCTTGGTCTGCAGGTGGAAACTCGCGAGGATTGCGCCATGGTTTCGGTTGTTGGCGGCGGCATGGGAGAAGTGCCTGGCGTAATGGCGTCTTTCGTAGAGGCGTTAGCTGAAAATGATATTATGATTTTGCAAACGGTTGATTCGCAAACCTCCATTTCCGTGTTGGTACAAGGAACGCAAATGGTGGAAGCTGTAACCGCTTTGCATGAAAAATTTGCTTTAGCGGATTGA